ACTAGAAAGATCAATCGAAAGAATTGGTGCAGAACATATCGCAGCTTTTATCGCTGAACCGATTATCGGAGCAGCTGGAGGCGCAGTCGTTCCGCCGAAAGAATATTATAAAGTTATTAAAGATATTTGTAGTCATTACGATATTTTATTTATTGCTGATGAAGTAATGACTGGACTTGGTCGTACTGGCGCATGGTTTGCGATGGAGCATTGGGGGGTAGAACCGGATATTATGACCCTTGGTAAAGGTTTAGGAGCTGGATACACACCGATGGCAGCGACGGTTGTAAGTGACCGTGTAATGGAGCCGATTTTACGGGGATCGCGTTCTGTTATGAGTGGGCATACGTTAAGTGCAAATCCATTATCTGCAGCAACAGCTTTAGCTGTTATTGAATATATGGAGAAACATAATCTACCTGAAAAAACAGCGGAAAAGGGAGAGTATTTAATAAAAGGTTTACAGAAAGTTCAGCAACAATCGACTATCATTGCTGATGTGCGCGGAAAAGGTTTGCTGATTGGGGTAGAATTGCAACCGTTTACAAAGGCGTCGGAACTTATTTCAGTTGCAGCTAAAAATGGTCTTCTTTTATATCAAGCTGTTTCAGGGCAAGCAGGAAAAGAAGATAGTGCACTGCTTGTGGCACCGCCAATGACAACTACATATTCCGAGTTAGATGAATTACTTTCAATTTTTGCAAAAAGTGTAGAAGAAATGATGCAAAAAGGAGGGCATAGTATCGCATGACAACTATTACAAATACATTCGGTAAATTAAAAGAGATAGAGGAAGTAATTTCTTTGTTTCACGATGATATGACATTAATGTTTGGAGGATTTGGGGGGATTGGATCCCCTCCTTCTTTAATACAGGCGATTTTAGAAAAAGGAGTTACAAATTTAAATTTAATAGGAAATGATACTGGATTTCCTGATGTAGGTATCGGTCGTCTCGTTACGAATGAAAGAGTAAAATCGTTAATTACTTCTCATATCGGTTCAAACCCAAATGCAGGAAGACAACTAAACGAAGGAAGATTACAAATTGAGTTTTCTCCCCAAGGAACATTAGCAGAGCGTATTCGTGCTGGTGGTGTAGGGCTTGGTGGCGTATTAGTTGATGTAGGTGTTGATACGATTGTAGAAGAAGGAAAACGTACTGTTGAAATGAATGGTAAGACATATTTAGTTGAAACAGCATTAACTGCTGAGGTTGCGATTGTATATGCGAAAAAAGCGGATCCGTTCGGTAACCTTGTGTTTGATAAGAGCGCTCGTAACATGAATCCTCACGTTGCTATGGCCGGGGATATAACGATTGTAGAAGCAGGAGAAATTGTTCCACTTGGAAGTTTAGATCCAGAAGAAATTGTTGTCCCAGGAGTATTTGTAAATTATATCGTACCGTCGGAAGGAGTGAATTGGAAATGGGTATGGGCGTAGAAGTGAGAGATAAAATTGCTAGACGTGCAGCGAAAGAAATACAAAATGGCATGATTGTAAATTTAGGTATTGGTATACCGTCACTTGTACCAAACCATTTGCCTGACGATATAAACGTTATGTTTCATGCGGAAAATGGAATTGTAGGTATGGGTCCTACACCAAGCAAAGGAAATGAAGACGAAAATTTATGTAACGCAGCAGGTTTACCGACATCTCTTATTACTGGAGCGAGTTATTTTGATAGCTGCACCGCGTTTGGGATGATTCGGAAAGGTTTACTAGATATTACGATTCTTGGCTCATTACAAGTGAGTGAGAATGGTGATTTAGCTAACTGGATTGTACCAGGAAAACGCGTTCCAGGTATTGGGGGAGCGATGGATTTGGCACAAAAAGCGAAGCGTGTCGTTGTTGTCATGAATCATGTCGATAAATACGGAAATGCAAAAATTGTTTCGGAGTGTACGTTACCATTAACTTCAAAGAAATGTGTAGATTTAATTATTACGGATATGGCGGTTATGGAAGTGACGCCGAGTGGACTTATTTTACAAGAATTAATGAGCCCATACACAGTGGAAGATATAAAACAACATACGGAAGCGGAGTTTGAAATTGGTTCTAACTTACTAGTAATTGAATGAGGGGAGATGTAATATATGGAGCAATTAAAAAAACAAATTTGTGATTATATTGAGAGTCAAGAAGAAGAAAGCGTAAAATTTTTAAAACGATTAATTCAAGAAAAGAGCGTATCTGGTGATGAAAGTGGTGCACAGGCAATTGTGATTGAAAAATTGCGTGAGCTAGGTTTAGATCTTGATATTTGGGAGCCTTCATTTTCTAAAATGAAAGATCATCCTTATTTTGTATCACCGCGTACAAGTTTTTCAGATAGCCCGAACATTGTAGCGACCCTTAAAGGAAGCGGCGACGGGAAATCTATGATATTAAATGGACATATTGATGTTGTACCAGAAGGAGATGTGGACCAGTGGGACCATCATCCCTATAGTGGTGAGAGAATAGGAAATCGTATATACGGCCGTGGAACAACGGATATGAAAGGCGGCAATGTCGCGCTAATGCTTGCGATGGAAGCAATTATTGAATCTCGTATTGAATTAAAAGGAGATATTTATTTTCAAAGTGTAATAGAAGAAGAAAGCGGCGGAGCAGGAACATTAGCGACTATATTACGAGGATATAAAGCGGATGGTGTCATTATTCCAGAGCCGACAAATATGAAGTTTTTCCCGAAACAACAAGGTTCTATGTGGTTTCGTCTACATGTGAAAGGGAAAGCAGCACACGGTGGAACACGTTATGAAGGAGTAAGTGCAATTGAAAAAAGCATGTTTGTTGTAGAGCATTTGAGAAAGCTAGAAGAGAAGAGAAATGACCGAATTACAGACCCGTTATTTAAAGGAATTCCAATTCCAATTCCAATTAATATTGGGAAAATAGAAGGCGGGAGCTGGCCAAGTTCTGTTCCTGATTCATTAATTTTAGAAGGAAGATGCGGTATTGCGCCGAATGAGACTATAGAGGCAGCAAAAGAAGAATTCGAGAATTGGATCGCTGAATTAAATGATGTGGACAAGTGGTTTGTTGAAAATCCCGTAGAAGTAGAATGGTTTGGAGCGAGATGGGTTCCTGGTGAACTAGAAGAAAATCATGAGTTAATTACAACACTTGGGTATAACTTTGTTGAAATCGAAGGGAACGAACCGATTATTGAAGCCTCGCCGTGGGGGACTGATGGAGGTTTATTTACACAAATCGCTAACGTACCAACGATAGTATTTGGCCCAGGAGAAACGAAAGTCGCACATTATCCAAACGAATATATAGAAGTTGATAAAATGATAGCTGCCGCAAAAATTATTGCATGTACATTACTAGATTGGTGTGAGGTGAAAAAATGAAATACTATGAATCTTTTAGAGAGCAGACGAACGGCTATATAGTAGAAGGCGTTTTAGATTATTTTAATAAACGTATTCGAGTAGACCACTACACAGGAAATATTGAGAGGATTATCCAAACAATTGACGAATTAGCAGAGAAACATTCTTTCACTAAATGTATTGTTAAAGGAAAGGGAGAGCATGTTTCAACATGGCTCTCTTTCGGTTTTTTATTGGAAGCAACAATACCACATTATTTTCAAGGTCACGATGCATACTTCTTCGTGAAATTTAATAATGATGAAAGACGAAATAGTATTCATTGGGCTGAGGAAGATACCATTTTAAGCGGTGTAAAAGCAAAAGAAGTAAAGGAAAAAATAGTCCCAGAGAAATTTCTATTAAGAAAAGCGACAGAAGAGGATGCAGAGGAATTAGCAGTTGTATTTGGGAAAGTGTTTGAAGTGTATCCGACTCCTTTAAACGAAGCGAGTTATGTAAAACAAACGATGAGAGAAGACGATACAATTTACTATGTGTATGAATTCGAGGGGAAAATAATTAGTACAGCATCTGCAGAAATGAATATAAAGGAAGGCAATGCAGAATTAACGAATTGTGCTACCTTACCCGAATATCGTAAACATGGGTTTATGAAAAGTTTATTAATTAAGTTGGAGGAAGAACTGCAAGAAAGATCGATTTTCTGCTCTTATACAATTGCTCGATCTCTTTCTTTCGGAATGAATGCGGCCTTTCATCAGTTAGGTTATACGTATTCAGGGCGACTGGCGAACAATTGCTACATTTTTGATAAGTTGGAAGACATGAATATTTGGGTGAAAGATTTGTCTAAATAGTACGGTATAAAAATAGAACGGAATCATCATGCTTATAATCGCACATAGGTATGCCGAAAATTCGGCACGATATTTGCTGAATTTTCGGCAAGAGGGGGGATGACATTGCTAGCAGTTTCGACACAAGAAGTCATTGAGGCGATTTTGGGCAGTATTGATGAGGCTATACACGCAGTAGATGAAAATGGTATTACAATTTTCTATAATACTGTAGCTGCAAAACACGATGGATCAAAAATTGAAAAAGTGTTAGGTAAACATTTGTTAGAAGCGTTTCCTTCTTTATCTAGGGAAACAAGTACATTGATGAAAGTGTTAGATACAAAAAAACCAATCGTTCATCAAGTGCAGCATTATCAAAATTTAAATGGGGAAGATATTTGTACAGTAAATACGACTTTACCTATTTTTATAGATGGAAATATTGCTGGAGCTGTTGAAATTGCAAAAGATTATTCCACAGTACAAAAACTTACCGATACAATAGTCGATTTGCAGTCGAAAATAAAGCGATCATCTAGAAAGAAAGCAATTAAAAAGGATGTTGCATTTGAGACGATCGTGACGAATGATGCTCGTTTTAAACAGACGAAAGAATTAGCACAAAAAGTAGCCCCAACTGATGCGAATGTTTTAATATATGGAGAAACAGGAACAGGGAAAGAGTTATTTGTACAAGCGATTCATGAAGCTTCTAAGAGGAAGAACAAGCCGTTTATTGCACAAAACTGTGCAGCATTGCCAGAGTCTCTATTAGAAAGTTTATTGTTTGGTACGACGAAAGGTAGCTATACTGGGGCAATTGAACGAGCGGGATTATTTGAACTTGTAGATGGAGGGACATTATTTTTAGATGAACTGAATTCAATGCCACTCGATTTACAAGCGAAAATGCTACGTGTATTAGAAGATGGTGTGATTCGTCGTATTGGTGATAATAAGACGAGAAAAGTAGATGTTCGCGTTATTACCGCAATGAATCAGCCACCAGAAATATGTTTAAAAGAGAATAAAATTCGCACCGATTTATACTATCGATTAAATGTCTTTTCATTATATATTCCACCGCTCCGTGAAAGAACTGAGGATGTATTATTATTAGCATCTTATTTTTTGAAAGAATATAATAAAAGTTATAAAAAAGGTGTACTTCAAATGGATAAGGAAGCGAAGGAAAGACTACAAGGTTACCAATGGCCTGGAAATGTTCGGGAGCTTAAACATACGATTGAACATGCTGTCATAATTGCAGAAGGGAATACATTAACAGCCAATTGTTTACCCCGTACATTTCGGAAAGAGAGTCTTACGCAGAAGAAGAGTATATTGCCACTTAGAGAAGCACTTCATCAAACGGAAAAAGAATTAATAGATCAAGCGTTAATTGAAACGGAAGGGAATATATTACAAGCTGCAAAAATGTTAGGTATCCCTCGACAGACGCTTCAATATAAACTGAGTAAGTACGACAAAACCGCCGAATAATTGGCGGTTTTTGTGTGTTTGCACCAATAAAAGAGCGTTTACATATATAAAAAGTAATGAATATGATAGTATGTATGGATTTCATGCAGTGCTCAAAAATATTTTTTCGCTTATGTAATAGGGTTCGCCGTACATTTACTTATCAATAAAGTAAAGTTGGCATAACTATTGCTTATATAAAGGATGAGCGTATAAAAAGGGGGAATAGCAATGTTACATGATGTATACAAACCAAATCGTCACTGGAAGGATATCGAGTTGTGGAAGGATGTTACTGAAGAACAATGGAATGATTGGGTTTGGCAATTAACGAATACGATCAAAACGTTAGATGATTTAAAGAAAGTGATTAACTTAACACCTGAAGAAGAAGAAGGTGTTAGAATTTCAACGAAAACGATCCCGTTAAATATTACACCGTACTATGCTTGGTTAATGAATCCTGATGACCCACGCTGTCCGATTCGGATGCAATCTGTACCGATCTCGGAAGAGTTATATAAAACAAAATACGATTTAGAAGATCCGCTTCATGAAGATGAAGATTCACCAGTTCCAGGGTTAACACATCGTTATCCTGACCGCGTATTATTCTTAGTGACAAATCAATGTTCGATGTATTGTCGTTACTGTACGCGTCGTCGTTTTAGTGGACAAATTGGCATGGGTGTACCGAAGAAACAATTAGATGATGCAATTGCTTACATTCGTGAAACACCACAAGTACGAGATGTATTAATTTCGGGTGGTGACGGTCTTCTTATTAACGATAAAATTTTAGAATATGTATTAAAAAATTTACGTGAGATTCCGCACGTTGAGATTATCCGTATAGGAACGAGAGCACCAGTGGTATTCCCGCAGCGTATTACAGAAAACTTATGTAACATTATTAAAAAATACCATCCAGTATGGTTAAATACACATTTCAATACTTCTATTGAAATTACTGAAGAGTCGAAAAAGGCATGTGAAATGTTAGCGAATGCTGGTGTGCCAGTCGGAAACCAAGCAGTAATTTTAGCTGGTATTAACGACAGCGTACCAATTATGAAAAAACTTATGCATGACTTAGTAAAAATCCGTGTACGTCCATACTACATTTATCAATGTGACTTATCTGAAGGTATTGGTCACTTCCGTGCACCAGTATCTAAAGGTCTTGAAATTATTGAAGGTTTACGCGGACATACGTCTGGTTATGCGGTTCCAACATTCGTTGTTGATGCACCAGGAGGGGGCGGTAAAATTGCGCTTCAGCCAAACTATTTAATCTCGCAAAGTGCAGATAAAGTTGTGCTTCGTAACTTTGAAGGTGTTATTACAACGTATCCAGAGCCAGAGAGCTACATTCCAGGAAGAGCAGAAGGGTACTTTAAAGAAATCTACCCGAATTACGAAGAAAAACGTTCAGATGTTGGTATCGCAGGTCTTATGAGCGATAAGAAATTTAACCTTGTTCCAGACGATTTACAGCGTATGAACCGTCGTAAAGACTATGAAGATAATGAAACGCATGCATCGTTAAAAGATAAACGTGATAAGCGTGACCAATTGAAAGATAAAAAATATCAAGCACAAATGGCTAAATTAGAAGAAAACGACAAAAAAACTGAGGGTGATGCAGTATGAATTGTATGTGGTGTGACAGTACAGAAGCAAAAGAAAGCTTAAATACTGTATATTGGGAGTTACCAGATGGTACGAAAGCCATTGAAATCCAAGAGACACCATGCATTTCTTGTTCCTCATGTGGTATGGACTATCAATCAGATCATACAGTGAAAGAAATAGAAGATCAATTGTTTCTAATTTATACGAAAGATTTACCAAAACAACTAACATATGAAGAATTAATGGGAAGACCACGTCTATTAAAAAGAAATTATTTCGACTTTTAACCAGCTTTTATGCTGGTTTTTTTCTTTTTTGCCTTGTATAATGTACCCAAGTTAGAAAGGTAGGGAATATTTTTGAAAAAGACATTTTACCACTATATGATGAAGCATCGCGCAGCTTTA
This Bacillus paramycoides DNA region includes the following protein-coding sequences:
- a CDS encoding aspartate aminotransferase family protein; translation: MRDYLIKPLVGQPYPMISHGKGVYLYDQNGNKYFDGSSGAITAGIGHGVKEIADVIKKQAEEIAFVYRSQFTSEPAEKLAKKLSDLSVGDLNWSFFVNSGTEANETAMKIAIQHFQERGIQGKHKILSRWMSYHGITMGALSMSGHPLRRQRFVSILEDYPTIPAPYCFRCPVQKVYPTCQLACATELERSIERIGAEHIAAFIAEPIIGAAGGAVVPPKEYYKVIKDICSHYDILFIADEVMTGLGRTGAWFAMEHWGVEPDIMTLGKGLGAGYTPMAATVVSDRVMEPILRGSRSVMSGHTLSANPLSAATALAVIEYMEKHNLPEKTAEKGEYLIKGLQKVQQQSTIIADVRGKGLLIGVELQPFTKASELISVAAKNGLLLYQAVSGQAGKEDSALLVAPPMTTTYSELDELLSIFAKSVEEMMQKGGHSIA
- the atoD gene encoding acetate CoA-transferase subunit alpha; its protein translation is MTTITNTFGKLKEIEEVISLFHDDMTLMFGGFGGIGSPPSLIQAILEKGVTNLNLIGNDTGFPDVGIGRLVTNERVKSLITSHIGSNPNAGRQLNEGRLQIEFSPQGTLAERIRAGGVGLGGVLVDVGVDTIVEEGKRTVEMNGKTYLVETALTAEVAIVYAKKADPFGNLVFDKSARNMNPHVAMAGDITIVEAGEIVPLGSLDPEEIVVPGVFVNYIVPSEGVNWKWVWA
- a CDS encoding CoA transferase subunit B — encoded protein: MGMGVEVRDKIARRAAKEIQNGMIVNLGIGIPSLVPNHLPDDINVMFHAENGIVGMGPTPSKGNEDENLCNAAGLPTSLITGASYFDSCTAFGMIRKGLLDITILGSLQVSENGDLANWIVPGKRVPGIGGAMDLAQKAKRVVVVMNHVDKYGNAKIVSECTLPLTSKKCVDLIITDMAVMEVTPSGLILQELMSPYTVEDIKQHTEAEFEIGSNLLVIE
- a CDS encoding peptidase, which translates into the protein MEQLKKQICDYIESQEEESVKFLKRLIQEKSVSGDESGAQAIVIEKLRELGLDLDIWEPSFSKMKDHPYFVSPRTSFSDSPNIVATLKGSGDGKSMILNGHIDVVPEGDVDQWDHHPYSGERIGNRIYGRGTTDMKGGNVALMLAMEAIIESRIELKGDIYFQSVIEEESGGAGTLATILRGYKADGVIIPEPTNMKFFPKQQGSMWFRLHVKGKAAHGGTRYEGVSAIEKSMFVVEHLRKLEEKRNDRITDPLFKGIPIPIPINIGKIEGGSWPSSVPDSLILEGRCGIAPNETIEAAKEEFENWIAELNDVDKWFVENPVEVEWFGARWVPGELEENHELITTLGYNFVEIEGNEPIIEASPWGTDGGLFTQIANVPTIVFGPGETKVAHYPNEYIEVDKMIAAAKIIACTLLDWCEVKK
- the ablB gene encoding putative beta-lysine N-acetyltransferase gives rise to the protein MKYYESFREQTNGYIVEGVLDYFNKRIRVDHYTGNIERIIQTIDELAEKHSFTKCIVKGKGEHVSTWLSFGFLLEATIPHYFQGHDAYFFVKFNNDERRNSIHWAEEDTILSGVKAKEVKEKIVPEKFLLRKATEEDAEELAVVFGKVFEVYPTPLNEASYVKQTMREDDTIYYVYEFEGKIISTASAEMNIKEGNAELTNCATLPEYRKHGFMKSLLIKLEEELQERSIFCSYTIARSLSFGMNAAFHQLGYTYSGRLANNCYIFDKLEDMNIWVKDLSK
- the rocR gene encoding arginine utilization transcriptional regulator RocR, with protein sequence MTLLAVSTQEVIEAILGSIDEAIHAVDENGITIFYNTVAAKHDGSKIEKVLGKHLLEAFPSLSRETSTLMKVLDTKKPIVHQVQHYQNLNGEDICTVNTTLPIFIDGNIAGAVEIAKDYSTVQKLTDTIVDLQSKIKRSSRKKAIKKDVAFETIVTNDARFKQTKELAQKVAPTDANVLIYGETGTGKELFVQAIHEASKRKNKPFIAQNCAALPESLLESLLFGTTKGSYTGAIERAGLFELVDGGTLFLDELNSMPLDLQAKMLRVLEDGVIRRIGDNKTRKVDVRVITAMNQPPEICLKENKIRTDLYYRLNVFSLYIPPLRERTEDVLLLASYFLKEYNKSYKKGVLQMDKEAKERLQGYQWPGNVRELKHTIEHAVIIAEGNTLTANCLPRTFRKESLTQKKSILPLREALHQTEKELIDQALIETEGNILQAAKMLGIPRQTLQYKLSKYDKTAE
- the ablA gene encoding lysine 2,3-aminomutase, whose translation is MLHDVYKPNRHWKDIELWKDVTEEQWNDWVWQLTNTIKTLDDLKKVINLTPEEEEGVRISTKTIPLNITPYYAWLMNPDDPRCPIRMQSVPISEELYKTKYDLEDPLHEDEDSPVPGLTHRYPDRVLFLVTNQCSMYCRYCTRRRFSGQIGMGVPKKQLDDAIAYIRETPQVRDVLISGGDGLLINDKILEYVLKNLREIPHVEIIRIGTRAPVVFPQRITENLCNIIKKYHPVWLNTHFNTSIEITEESKKACEMLANAGVPVGNQAVILAGINDSVPIMKKLMHDLVKIRVRPYYIYQCDLSEGIGHFRAPVSKGLEIIEGLRGHTSGYAVPTFVVDAPGGGGKIALQPNYLISQSADKVVLRNFEGVITTYPEPESYIPGRAEGYFKEIYPNYEEKRSDVGIAGLMSDKKFNLVPDDLQRMNRRKDYEDNETHASLKDKRDKRDQLKDKKYQAQMAKLEENDKKTEGDAV
- a CDS encoding YokU family protein, with translation MNCMWCDSTEAKESLNTVYWELPDGTKAIEIQETPCISCSSCGMDYQSDHTVKEIEDQLFLIYTKDLPKQLTYEELMGRPRLLKRNYFDF